In Scophthalmus maximus strain ysfricsl-2021 chromosome 13, ASM2237912v1, whole genome shotgun sequence, the genomic window tgttgttaagGATTTTGTTCACCCTCTTCGCTCCAGTTTCAGTTGTGCTGTTGCCTCCTGTAACCTttggtttaaaagaaaaaaaagagtttttgtcccccccccccctaataaTTCCTTTCCTGAGCTACCTCTTGCTGTTTTTCATGAATCAGAGGCTGTACACCCGCTGTCTCAGTTGTGAGGGGGGCGAATAAAGCACCTTAAACtatttgagatgtttttctAATAGGCCACATGGGGCTTTGCAGAAGTTGGGGGTTTTGAGAAAGCTCTGCCAGATCAAGTAGAAATATAATGGTCTTTATTGGGAATTACTCAGCCAACACAatttctttgtatgtttttttctgcactatGAATGAAAATCTTATGACTACaagccacacatacacattttgtgTGGTGAAGGATTAAACAACTTTATTTGGATGTAACATTCCCATATTGTGGGGCAGATACTGAACTCTACAAGTGACAAATCCACATTGTTTTAATATACTGTCGTCATAGAAATGTAACAAAAGGGATATAAAAGACATTACATTTGAGGTTGAAGGTTCATTGTTGCGTTAACAAATCGAGGTTCTTACTCGACTTTTCTCTGCAGCTCTCCACCTCATGGCTCACCCGACTCCATCTGGGGATGAAGCCCAAAAGAATATTGGTGTGTGAACATCTCATCTTAACGATGTGTTACATTTACTACAACAATCAGTTCCAGATTGTTAGGTCAACggattttgaattcaaaaaacaacaaaagaccaCTGGTAGCTGATCAATAATTAATAAGATCCATAAACAGTGGCATCTGTGCATCTTCTTCGTTTGCCGAAGTAGCTGAGTCATAATCAGTGGCATTTTGTATCCTGATCATGGGATTTTCTTGAGGGTGCAATCGCCCTCCTGCTCAAGGACCAATTGAAAATTGGATTAAATCTCTAGTGCGATACATTTCGTGTCTATCAGCAGTGGCCCTGCAAACtatggtgaaatgaaaaaaaagggaggatgCTATTGAGCATCACTGTTAGATGGAGGAAACGACTGTGACTCggcagcagaaaaacaacaaccactcTCTTATCCCGTCGACCAATAAATTCATAGACAAATTTCTTTCGACAACATTATTTCTCAGCAGTAAACCGCTGCCTCTGCGGCCTTGTGCTGTGTGCATCCACCGGTAACAACCAGGTGAGGAATGGCCCTGAGAATGTAGCCTCACCAGAGAAAGTATTCACTGCACACGCCTATGTTGTCATCCAGAGAAACCTGCAGGGGTCGTGTCTAACATGTGTACactgctctctcacacagatTCACAACTAATTCGGTGCATGGGCTTGATTCCTATACCCTCTGAAATGGATTGCAGTGGTGGAGAGCTGCCATGGGGCCCATCCTATGGCGGATCTCTGCAGAagtctgcaaaaacacagagacgacATCATGCTGAAATGAATAATGATAAATAGGGttagaaaacagattttttaaaaattatatatagatattttccTCTAGGTGTGATCGTGgctcattattattttagtcCAAGACTACCACGTCTCACGACAtgaattgcctttttttaaatttaatttaattttttttgaattattgatcTTACACGATCGCGATCAGCAGATTAACGTTAACGAATAGTCCAGAAGTCACACACAGGCGTCCGTCACCGCTGGAGATGGCGAAGAAGTTGCCTGTAATCGGACTCTCTCGACGTGACGTCGGGCGACATGATTGGTGGGCGGCTCTGGTATATATCCGTCAGCCTCTCAATCCCACCTTCTCGCCAGTGGAATTTAATCTCAGCTCCTGCACCTTCAGGGCAGACGAGAACGCGAAAAGAAGTAAGTACCCGCACGGCTCGTCTTCCCCGCCGCGCGGATCGCCACCGAGTCTGGCCCGTTTCACAGCGCGCCGTGTGCGTGTCGCGGCCGCGTGTCGGAGCGTTACTTGTCGGCGGCGGGGCGGGGGGAGGCTGGGGGAGGCTGGGGAGCGAGGCGGCGGCGTGTCGGCGAGCCGTGAGCGCTGCGGTGTGTTCTGGCCTGACGCCGTGTCATCTTTCTCCCCCTGCTCAGCTGTATATGCCTACGTGGACTTAGCGAGCTAGCCGGAGCTAGCCGGAGCGAACCTAGCTAACGCTAGCCTCGCTAGCTACGGCTCCGGTTCGACTTGTacttttgtctcccccccccccccacacacacacacacacacacacgagcctgTTAGTATCGGCTAGTATGCGGAGAATTTGTCAGAgttctaattcttttttttcttcttcttccaaccCCACCGTTAGCCCAGTGCCATTAGCTCGGCTAAGAGGTGTAGCCGAAAgttgtgtgtgcgcgggtgCGTTTGAGTGAGCGAAGCTAACCCCCGTTAGCCGAGGAGCTACGTGtcacagtcgcacacacacacacacaccgcaggcAAAGTTTGTAGCAAGTTTTGCTAACTAGAGGCTTTGGTGCTGGTGATCCAGGCTgcagtgggttgtttttttgttttgttttttttgtcaatcgaAGCCCCCCCACTCACACGTAGATTGAGAGAAGAATTTGgccacaatttttaaaaaaaaatattttttttttacacgtacGGTGGCTCTTGCGTTAGCCGACATGACGGCAGGCTAGCACGAGCGGGGACGTGTCGTCGGCGACCGTCAGCTGGTTAACCGGACATCGTGTCAGCGAGCAGCACCCGCGCCGACCCAGCTCCTTAACTCCCTTAATCTGGGATTTGGTCGTAGCCCCACGTCGGGCTCCGCCAGCGTTGACGGATAACTTCGAGCTAGCTCGGCCAGCCAGTCGGCGTGTGACATGTTAGCATCTCACTGACACCGACTGATCGCCGAAGGCTTTCCATAGTGTGACGCTGTTTCATTTCTCTTGGATCCAATGTCGATGGATGGCTGtggttgttttgggggggtcaGCACTCCCGATCAGTTCTGATCTGCACCCGTCACACAGTAGGTGACGCCAAAACAATTTGGCATCAGTGTGCTGTCGTCGACacgtttcattttgaaagcCCTGGATTTACTTCTTGATCAACTGGCTGCTGCTACTGGGGTAGAAACAGATCACCTGTCACCAGCTGCTAATGTTGTTAAAGGAAATGCACACACCACATGAGTAAATGTCAGAAGCAGGATACTGATTGACTATGCAAAAAGGAGGCCTAGGAGATTATATGCCCTGTACTATAATGTATATTGGGGATTTATGAAAAACTTTTACGGGTGACTGTGCAGACCTTAGGTGGAATCTTTGACCCACGCGAACGCTCAGAATTGGGAGGACATCGTGGATGCCCGTGGACGACCTAATGAAATGAATCCAGATTAAAATCCGGTCTGGCTCCGAATTTCATACCGCGTCGAATTACACAGGCTTTCATAATCACACACTTtggagaaaagacacaaaaaaagaagaagaacattcAGTGTAACAGCCCATTAAACTGGTCCGGTCGGAGCTGTGTCATTAAGGTTTgtcgtttttgtgtgtgtgtgtgtgtgagacacaagGCGGTGCCTAATTATAGGAGCCAGATGTTTGTCAAGGAGAACAAGGCTTCGGTCGCACTTAAACACGACTGGGGTTCAGTAATGTGCTTCTTGGCATCAACTTTACCCGAACACCTAATTTCCCAGATGGTTCTCGGCTGTCTGAGAGGTGGCAGGACTTTGGCCCCATTATACCCATCGATCTCGCTATAGGACCATGACTATCACAAATATACAAGTTAGGCCTCAACAATGGCCCCTTGTGCTTTAACAGTCAGAGTGAAGTTTGACTCGGTGTTTTCTAGCCGGATGTGTCCTTTTCTGATTTGATGACTAagggaggttttgtttttatgaaggaATCCGCTTTTTGCACGTCATTACCCTTTATTATCCTTTTATAAAAAGGGAAATTGCTTGACTGGGATTGTacagaaaacataatttcaaaatCAAGACATTTTTGAGAATACAGTATTCTTTTGTGCACATGTAACCGTGTACGATCTACAAAGTTTTTGAAGTGTCTTTAGATAGtcatgtctgttttatttttctttgaaactaattttgaaaatgatttatttttcttcaggcaAAAGCTGGCAGGCTGACGGGAACTTGCATCTTTACAGGACGGATTATCTGGTAACTGACCATTCAGCTGGTAAGTTTTTACTTCTACTGTAAAGATTGGCTcaaatgaaatctttttaaTAAATTGAGATCTGCCCACCTCAACCAAGTCTTCTCAGTGATGTTTAGCATTAGTCAGTCCTGTATGTAGCAGTCCTTGTGACTTCACTTTTTAGTAGAGattaataggaaaaaaaacgatAGCCAGTTTATCAGCCCGTATCCATCCCCCACCCACCCAtgaaagaaaattcaaaatggTTCATCATGAATTGTCTTTGACAATATTGTTAACTGGATAAGTGTCAAAATTAACATCTAATACAAGGTAATAAATACGTAAGtgtggattaatcgattagtaatcagctactaaatgaatcgccatctattttgataattggttcaagtagtttttgtgggGGGAGAAGTtcaaattctatgatttcagcttcttaaatgtgaatattttctggtttctttgttcctgtATGACATagactaaatatatttggtgtgtgagACAAAGCAAAACCTCAACTTGGAGTTTTGGGACACACGATCTACATATTTTACcatgttatgacattttatggaccaaacaattaatcgattaatagaaaaaaatattggcagatttatgatgaatgatgaaataataactAAATCTGGATCACTGAACATGAAATTCCAGGTGCCACTTGTTAAGTAAGGAACAAGAAAAATTGACAGTTATTTTAAATACCCAAAGATATgttgaatgaaacaaaatgaatatagCTTTTAGCTATATTTTTTATAGCAATTggcaatattttttaatgaatgaaattccACACATTTCAGATAAAGTTAAGTTTCCTAAAAGTTGCATCTAAGCTATGAAATTATTCCTCTTCAAATTAGAAATTACTTCATATAAAGACATTACCTCTGCTTTGTGAATGGATCCTTTGTGCAAAACGGCACCCCATGTGACTGGTGGAGGCAAGGCAGCCATTGGCCAATGTTCCAGGGACGCCGACAGTTAATAAATGTCCTGTTGGTGCCAATTAATAGGACAAAATTTACccttcaatcatttttatttttggtccaCAGACCTCCAACCAAGCTGAGAAACATTTCTTTGGCacgatgattaaaaaaagaagaaagaaagacgaaCCTCACCGTGTACCAAGGGTTTTCTAGCcatcaaacttttatttcatttaatatttaccCTTTTCTCTTCATTAGGTTAATAATTTCCTAGTGAGCTACATAAGCTTAATGGTCTTTGAGACCATTTTAGATTTTCATAGGATTGCACTCCCCCCACTCTGTAAGTGTATTTATCCAGGCTAATGCAGGCGGTGGAAAAGGTCAGTGTTTTAAGCCTTCAGTGTTCAGTCTCTTAATACACCTGGTCTGTTCCGCAGGCAAAAAACCCAACTCTAAATAATCCTCGTTCATCACGCTGAGAAACTGTATTACACCGATTCTATGGCTAAAATTCACTAATTAAAATGCGCACTGTAACCCGttgaataattttaataaaGCAAACGTACAACCCCATGTAAAAATCCATACAAATATACAGCACATTGCTTACACTTTGATCTGTTGTTTGTTAATATGGATGTTCATGCCATTGTTGAAATGAAGACTATTTGCAGTCTTGAATTGGCGACACGGTCTGCAAACGGTGACGAGAAGCATCAGAGGGGCAATGCGTACACTGCACTCGTGCTGTatactctccccctctctcagacAAAATGAcggtctgtcacagtcagactgaccaccagcagcactgGGAGAAATCCTGCCCGTGTTGGTGGCCTGTTTGAGTTTTTACCGTTCTGCGCAGGCAGGTAGGATTCAGCACAAACTCTGTAGACACTGccttcacactgctgctgcgCGCAAGTGCGACAAGCACACGGCAGACCTCCGCTTAACACTGGCCCTGTTCTGTAAGAGTGGGCTGTGTTGTCCCGCGTGCCCatcccccacccctccccaagtaatattcccaccaagtttggtgaaaatatgTCCCATGTGTTTTTGACTTATtttgtacacgcacacacgcactgatGAAAACAATACCCAGCTCCTGTGTAATGAGCACTGGCAAGACCAGCTGTAAGTTTATGAAACCTGACAAGAGGCCACTGAAAGTGTTTcctgagatgtgtgtgtggggggggccTGAAAAACTCACAACCACCATCCTGaagctttttttcatgaatttctTTCAATTGCTTGTTCAATGGAAGACTCCAAACTTCAGCTCACTTTCTGTGCCATCTGGGAGTTGTCTCTCCATGCTTTGAGATAAACCCAGGCATGCCTCGGGGCAAAACCCACCCTAAAAAGATTCACATCCACCTTCTCTTGTTGGccagaatgttgtttttttttctttctttttctgccagccTGGTAACAGAGCGGTGATTCCTGATGGTGAAGTGGAATGCAGCTTTAGTTGGAGCACTCGTTTGTTTATATCCCCCTTTGCACAGAGAAAATATTGTTAATCAAAATAGCTCTAGGATCTCCTTCAAATAAATGTCACAGGAGAGAGGATTGGCGTCGACGTGTCTTTCCTGGAAATAATTATTTGGTTCAAATATCCCACATGGGTCATTTGAGTTTTCTGTAAgtggatttcctttttttttttcttttttttttttttttgctttaatcctATCCAGCGTGCACGTACAGAGGGGACAGTGGAGTACAATCCTCTTAACCTTGGAACCTTCTCACCTGGCTACAAATCGTAGAAAAGTACTCAACAAAAAGGGATAAACAGGAGTAAAACCGTTCTTTTGGTTGTGGTCTTCTTTTCAGAAAGACAACATGCACTGTAGCTGTTGCTCgcaccattattttttttcgtGGTGCTAAGACCGGATCTCTTTACTCACCACTGACAGTCACGGCATACGTTAACACATGACTGACATGGTAATGTGAACCAGTGTGATTACTCTGAGGGTTTCACTGTTATCTAATCTGCTTTTATCACAAGATGCAAATTGTCTCACAAAGTCCACTTATGATAAGCTTGTTGACCATGTACATGGGCCACTTCAGAAGacaattctcttttttaaacCACTCAAACGTGGGCCTCCTTTATCTAGTTTTGGCTGTCATGACAGAGGCCCTGTTCATACCTGGTCTGTCTCTGGTGATTCGATCACCAGTTAAGTACACATGTGAAAACACTCAATGTCACATCTGTGGTCTGATCACCAAGACCACATTTGGTGGTGGTCTGGGCTGAATTGCCTACTCAACTGACGTCTGCTGGCCCGTCACAGGACCATGATGAATCAAAAGTATTTTATATACTTCTCAGCATTTCCCCAGAAATTGCTTTAATTTGTGGCCATTGTTGAACTGCACTCACTGCATTGATTTGCTCAGCcactcctcgccctcctcccacTTGCAAACAGCAATGATGTAGTCTTTGTGCCTTTGTGTATACACAGTTGGGAAGAAAGTGAGTgcgcaaatttttttttttttgaccaggGGAGATTAGGCTGAAATATGAACAAACTGCCTACAACACACAGTTCCACTCAGTCCACCAGGTGGCGATAATGCAGAAGACATATTCAACAACAATGACATAATAAATCGAGCAACACTATGAAAGTAAAATGGAGATTCAAAATTGTGCAGCTGTTTGACTAGAAAAAAGACGACCATTAGTAACTTAAGTGTATTCAAAACACCCCAAATGTCAGACTTAAAGTACAGCAACAGATTTTATGAACCGTGCGGGGgtttcggggggaaaaaaggagactTATTATGTGCTTATGATACTGGCTGTACTGATACATAGAAAAATAACTGGCTAAATCCAAGAAGtgattaaattttattttgtaaagcaccaaatcataacatacataaCAACATACTGATGTTGGTGTAGCTCAGATTTTTCATAACATAATACGAATACAAGTTTGTATGAACCATTTGGCATGTATTAGGCATTATGATGTTGCTGTATTGCTTAGACTGACACTAAACATTCATAACCCCATGacatttcttttatatattGATAAAAGTCTGTGCTAAGAATGAAAAGAATTGTACTTTGGCAACAAGGAGGGCCTGATATCGTGtagatgatttttaaattttaaactttttccATTAATTCTCTATAGTATTGCATATTTAAACTAATGCAGAAACAATCAAAGGCAAAATTTCTAATAATTTATGGCTCATGTGACGTGACCCAGACTGAACTGTTCATGAACCTCATCATTTGTATCATGAAGCTGATTGAGAAGTATTTTTCTGGGCCTTTTTAATCGATATGCTCTGTTGACTTACTTGAAAACAATCTCTCCTTTCAGTGACACACTCGGACTCCGTGCTAACGTGGGATTTTGACCATGAGTTCAGTCGCCGTACTTACGCAGGAAAGCTTCAATGAGCACCGCAGCGGGCTCTTGCCAGAGCAgagtggtggtgctgctggtggtggtgtagtTGGTGAGTGTTTGGATTTCTTACCGCTCCACTTGATTTGTAAAAGGAAAACGCAAGTCGGAAGTGGAttcattcctgtttttttttcttcttccttttgtttgtctgtctgtgttcagctgctgctgctgcagtgcccactgctggagaggaggaggatgcccTTCCTACCTACAAGGACGCCTTCCCACCTCTGCCCGAGAAGGCGGCCTCACCTGAGGGGACCCAAGAAACTGCCAACGCCTGGACATCCAAGATTCGTCCTCTCAAGTCTTCTGTCATCACCCAGGTATGAAAGGttaaaatcacattaacaaAAAGGTTGCTGGTCATTGTGTAAACTGAGGCCTGTACTACGGAGCAAGGTTACTGGCTTATCAGGAGTAACTTGGTGACGTCGGGGATAACTCCCCAGTTAAACCCGTTTTTCTGTGTAAACACAAGGCTCTGTGATTACATGTATAAGCGCACTCCGCGGGTGCGGGAGTTTAGAGACCATCAGAATCCACCGGGACATGATGTTCTTTATGAAACATATATTCATTATCTTTGACAAATTGCAGTTCCATGCCAATCACTGGAGTGAAGCCCACACTTGTGTCTGGCTTTTTTATAATTCAAGTTTCCCAATTGTTTTCACATACTGTAGCCTACGTGTCCTTACGTCAATCTTATTAGCTATTAATTGAGATCCTAGAGTAAATATGACTTTCTCATGAATTTACTGGGTTAACGATCACACATTTGTGTCACATTTCACCATTAAAGTTTATTTAAACTCTTCTAATCTCCTGCAGAATCAACGTTCACTCTTCTTCTGATAAGAACACAACACAGGTTTGCGCTGCTGAATGCGCCCCCCCTTTAAGCACGCACTCTCACACTCCCACGTGCTCCGGTTAAGTTTACACCGACTCAACAGAGCGACATTGCAACCACCTAACCCCCAGTTAAATCAGAGGGTTGAACTtcatagtacaggccccagggtgttatgttttactgtttgtgttcggtgttttcatttgttgtctCTTTTTCCCTAATCGGGACGAGTAACGAAAGCACGAGTTGGCATGTTATACACTTATGTAGAATGCAGACGGTTGGCCTCATTGTGAGAACATAATGGCCATTTTCTTGAGTAGTAATTGTATTTGTTGAGCCTCGGTTCAGTGTTCTAATATTCTTAGTCGTCAATCTACAATTGATCAGTTTCAGCTCTTCAACCTTCAATCTGTTGTCGGGAGAAAAAGAGCACAGACACGACTAATAACATTAACAGTGGATCAGTAAAATGAAGTGTCCCAGTAAGCCTTGTCACTGAGCATAGTACCAGGCCCCGGATCTGTGTTAATGTAATTACAGTGACGCCTTTATTCTATGACACGTCTACTACCTGGACTTCATCCAGGGCAACGAAATGTGTAGCAGACTAATACTGTGACACGCTACTGGTCACTTTGTACTGTGCTGCAGTGGTTCCAAACTTCAGGTTTTACAAGATAAATCAGACGATTTAAGGTTGGTCTTTTAtgtgacatttgtctttttaatcttGGATATGCTTACTTTTCTAAATGCCTGCATTTGCTATTTTAGGCTTGGATTTTCTATTCATGAGGAAAGTTGAGATCTATAAATTGTTGTCTGTGAGAcaacttaaataaaatatagtaTGGACAGCAcactgtttttacttttcatactttaaaacatatttgccTCCTAGTATCTTCGGCCAGTGTACCCTTTGGTTTACTATTATAGAACCAATTCACACATGcctatactgtacatgaagacaAATCCCTTCCTTTAAGTGGCTCCGAGTTGGTTGCAGTTTTAtaacaacattttcacacatcaatttaaaactaaactgtttttttctacttgaaTTAGGTTTTCCATGTGCCGCTAGAGGAGCGCAAGTACAAGGACATTAACCAGTTTGGGGAAGGAGACCAAGCAAAGGTCTGTGTGGACATCATGCACAAGACTGGAGCCCACCTGGAACTCTCCTTGGCAAAAGATCAGGGTCTCTCCATCATGGTTTCTGGAAAGCTGGATGCCGTGATGAAGGCCCGCAAGGAGATTGTGTCCCGACTGCAGACTCAGGTCAAGAGATGTGTATTtgttaataaaaatacataataagTATTTCAAGTGAAAAGACAACTTTGTGCTAACTGTATACATTACAACCTCAACAGGCTTCAGCTACTGTCGCCATCCCCAAGGAGCACCATCGCTTTGTCATCGGTAAAAATGGGGAGAAGCTTCAGGAGCTCGAACTCAAGACCGCCACCAAAATCCAGATCCCACGACCCGACGACCCCAGCAACCAGATCAAGATCTCTGGCACCAAGGAGGGCCTGGAGAAGGCCAAGCATGAGATCCTGTTGATCTCTGCCGAGCAGGTAACATGGCTTCTCAaacatgaatttttttaaattttatctACTCTATATATTAAGTCTGATTTCagactaaatatatatatatatacccctCTACTCTTTAGGACAAGCGGGCTGTGGAGAGGGTGAACATTGACAAGGCATACCACCCTTTCATCACCGGTGCCTACAATAAGCTGGTAGGCGAGATGATGCAGGAGACCAGCGCCCGCATCAATGTTCCCCCTCCAAGTGTGAACAAGACGGAGATTGTCATCACTGGGGAAAAGGAGCAGGTGGCCCTTGCTGTGGCTATGATCAAAAAGATTTATGAAGAGAAGGTGCGCTCACATTTTGGgaaagattgttgttgtttgagaTCACGTGGTGAAAACCTCACACTCAATTTCTAGGGTTTAATGTTGCCTTCTTTAAGTCCCCGGTCgaatattctttttctattgCAGAAGAAGAGCACCACCACTATTGCCGTGGAGGTGAAGAAGTCTCAGCATAAGTATGTGATTGGCCCCAAGGGAAACACCCTCCAGGAGATCCTGGAAAAAACTGGTGTGTCCGTTGAAATCCCACCATCCGACAGCAGCTCAGAAACTGTCATCCTTCGTGGCGAGCCGGACCGTCTTGGTCAGGCTCTCACTGAAGTTTATGCCAAGGTAAAACAATACCTTTTAAGGACCACAAACATGGATACTTGTTCAAAAAAAAGTACCTAAAGGCAAATATTTCCTTTTGCAGGCAAACAGCTACAATGTTTCCTCGGTCTCAGCTCCTTCTTGGCTTCATCGTTTCATTATTGGCAAGAAGGGGCAGAACTTGGCCAAGATTACCCAACAAATGCCCAAGGTCTGTTGAATGATTGAGCCTTTAATTACAGGGCTTTAAAAACTGCTTTCGACTTCAGTTTaacctcttttcctttttcttttttaacctctCCTGCGTTTTGCGTACAGGTGCACATTGAGTTCACCGAGGGAGAGGACAGGATCACCCTGGAGGGTCCCACCAAAGACGTGCAGATGGTGCAGAGCCAGATTGAAGCCATTGTATTAGATTTGGTGAGTATTACCCCCTAGGTCATGGACTGAGACTGCAAACCGAATTTGCCAGTCAAAAGGGCTTTTCTAATGTCAAGGTtatgtactttactgtactaaAAGGAGGATTCAAAGTGatattttgatgttgttgtcttAACAGGTAAGCCGTATGGACTATACAGAGATCAGCGTGGATCCCAAATTCCACAGGCACCTCATTGGCAAGGGAGGTGTTAACAGTAAGTACATAGTTGCTGTCAATCAGCTGTTGTACTAACTTGTGGACAGTGCAACAAAAACTGTCGACATTCTACCTAACCACCTGTTTACTGCCTTTTTCTGTAGTCAACCGCATAAAAGAGCTGCACAAGGTGACTGTCCGCATTCCCCCCGACAACGAGAAAAGCAACCTGATCCGTATCGAGGGGGATCCCCAGGGTGTACAGGAGGCCAAGAAGGAGCTGCTCGAGCTTGCGTCACGCATGGTTAGTACAAGCGTCGGTCAACGTGCAGATAGTCGGATCCATGGGAGGCGTCTCTAAACGCGCTGCTGTCTCTTGCAGGAGAACGAGCGTACAAAGGACCTGATCATTGAACAGCGTTTTCACAGAGCCATCATCGGCCAAAAGGGGGAGAGGATAAAAGAAGTGCGCGACAAATTCCCAGATGTGAGTCGGATTCTTCTGATATTGGCGTATGGTGTTGATTTGTCTGCGTTGAATCTGTTAAATGTACTTTAATAACTCTGAACTCTTGTGTTCCAGGTCATCATCAATTTCCCCGACCCAGCACAGAAAAGCGACATCGTTCAACTTAGGGGCCCACGAAACGAGGTGGAAAAATGCTCAAAGTTCATGCAGAAGATAGTGGCTGAAATGGTAATTAGtattcttttttgtctctctccgttttgaaatatttgaaagcACTTTAATCGTAGTGGAGTGTTGACCATCATTTGTTCTTTCTGTCAGGTGGAGAACAGCTTCTCTGTCTCAGTCCCCATCTTCAAGCAGTTCCACAGAAACATAATTGGAAAAGGAGGATCAAACATCAAGAAGGTACTTTGTCTTTAAAACAGAATATGTGCAGCTGagcctgtcagtctgtctgtcagtctgttttttatgttttttgacgacgacctcctcttcctttccagATTCGTGAGGAAACCAACACCAAAATTGACCTGCCTGCTGAGAATAGCAACTCTGAGATGATCGTCATCACTGGGAAGAAGGCAAACTGTGAGGCCGCGCGGATTCGCATCCTGGCAATTCAGAAGGAGCTGgtgagcaaaacaaacacagcgcTTAGTCTCTCTCGCTTTGGCTGATCAGTCCGAATCCAGAACAAATTTTGTTAAA contains:
- the hdlbpa gene encoding high density lipoprotein binding protein a isoform X2, which gives rise to MSSVAVLTQESFNEHRSGLLPEQSGGAAGGGVVAAAAAVPTAGEEEDALPTYKDAFPPLPEKAASPEGTQETANAWTSKIRPLKSSVITQVFHVPLEERKYKDINQFGEGDQAKVCVDIMHKTGAHLELSLAKDQGLSIMVSGKLDAVMKARKEIVSRLQTQASATVAIPKEHHRFVIGKNGEKLQELELKTATKIQIPRPDDPSNQIKISGTKEGLEKAKHEILLISAEQDKRAVERVNIDKAYHPFITGAYNKLVGEMMQETSARINVPPPSVNKTEIVITGEKEQVALAVAMIKKIYEEKKKSTTTIAVEVKKSQHKYVIGPKGNTLQEILEKTGVSVEIPPSDSSSETVILRGEPDRLGQALTEVYAKANSYNVSSVSAPSWLHRFIIGKKGQNLAKITQQMPKVHIEFTEGEDRITLEGPTKDVQMVQSQIEAIVLDLVSRMDYTEISVDPKFHRHLIGKGGVNINRIKELHKVTVRIPPDNEKSNLIRIEGDPQGVQEAKKELLELASRMENERTKDLIIEQRFHRAIIGQKGERIKEVRDKFPDVIINFPDPAQKSDIVQLRGPRNEVEKCSKFMQKIVAEMVENSFSVSVPIFKQFHRNIIGKGGSNIKKIREETNTKIDLPAENSNSEMIVITGKKANCEAARIRILAIQKELANITEMEVSIPSKLHNSLIGSKGRLVRSIMEECGGVHIHFPTEGSGIDKVTIRGPVEEVEKAKQQLLGLAEEKQTKSHTAELRAKPEYHKFLIGKGGGNIRKVRDSTGARIIFPTADDKDQELITVVGTEEAVREAQKELEELIKSLDNVVEDTMSVDPKHHRYFVSRRGQVLRDLAEEYGGVMVSFPRTGTSSEKVTLKGAKECVEAAKKRMQEIVEDLDAQVTIECVIPQRFHRSIMGPKGSRIQQITRDHNVQIKFPEREDPQAPPAEAPIQENGEANGEVKEPVDPNAPKKCDIIVISGRKERCEAAVEALKALVPVTIEVEVPFELHRYIIGQKGSGIRKMMDEFEVNIQVPAPEQQSDKIAITGLANHLDRAKEGLLDRVKELQAEQEDRALRSFKLTITVDPKYHPKIIGRKGAIITTIRTEHDVNIQFPEKNDENQDQITITGYEHKAIAARDAIKALVDELEEMISEDITLDSRVHARIIGARGKGIRKIMDEFKVDLRFPQSGAADPNLVTVTGRPELVDEAIDHLLNLEEEYLADVVENESKMAYMRPHGGSAAANDEQRGPSKGFVVREAPWTTGNEKAPDMTSSEDFPSFGAPVAAKTSPWGPKRF